ATGGAATCAGAGCAGCTTTCACGAAGGATTTTCTAGGCTGGCTGAAGACTGCCGATCCGGATATCATCTGTATTCAGGAGAGCAAGGCAGGAAACGACCAGATAGATATCGAAAGTCTTGAAAAATTAGGATATCACAGTTATTGGCACTCAGCGGTAAAAAAAGGCTACAGCGGGGTCGGAATTGCCTCAAAAATAAAGCCCAATCATGTAGAGTACGGTTGTGGCATCGAAAGCTATGATAATGAAGGAAGAATCATCCGTGCAGATTTCGATGGATTTTCGGCCATCTCCGTCTATGTGCCTTCTGCTTCTAATATTGAGAGACTGGATTTTAAAATGCAGTTTTGCCATGACTTCCTGGAGTATATCAAAAATTTAAAGAAAGAAATTCCTAACCTGATTATATCCGGTGACTTTAATATCTGCCACGAGGCTATCGACATTCACAATCCTGTGGGTCTAAAGAATGTTTCAGGATTTCTTCCTATGGAAAGGGAATGGATGACCAATTTCATCAATGAATGTGAATTGATTGACAGTTTCAGGTTTTTCAATAATGAACCTGATCATTATACATGGTGGAGCTACAGGCAAAATTCAAGGGAAAGAAATAAAGGCTGGAGGCTGGATTATAACTTCACCTCTTATGGTTTAAAAGATAAGCTCAGCAGGGCCGTTATTTTAAAGGAAGCAATACATTCTGACCATTGTCCTGCTTTATTGGAATTGGATCTATAATCAATGTCCTGTTTAACCATACAAAAAGCCAGCTGAATCAGCTGGCTTTTTTTTAATTTAAATCATAAAATTAATCGACAATTTCATATTCGACCGGAATTGTACCATGACTGATATCTCCGATCTCATCGAACGCAGCTTTAGACATATCTAAAGATCTTGATGAATGGAAAGGCCCTCTGTCATTAATTCTTACTATTACCTCTTTACCATTCTTAAGGTTTGTTACCTTAACGTTTGTTCCAAATGGAAGCGTTCTGTTTGCTGCAGTAAACTTTGAGTTATCAAAGATTTCTCCGCTAGCAGTTTTTCTACCGTTAAATTTATCGTGGTAGTACGATGCATAACTTGTTTTTTTCGCATCTAAGGCATTACTCGTAAAAGAATAAACACCTAAGGTTGAAATCATCATTATGATTACGAGAATGAATCTTTTCATCATTTTGAACTTTTATTGGTTTTGACGGGACAAAAGTATCAGGAATCTTTATAAAACCCTACCCAATATGTTAAAAAGAGTTAATAAAACATTAAACAAATGTTAACAAACCCTGCAACACCCTATTAACAGGGCTTTTAGACCACACTGTTAAAAAATGTTAAAAAAAGACCCAAAAAGTTAATATAATTAACTAATTCGCATGGAATTTGAAAAAGTAAAAATAAAAACAAATTGAAAATCAATTAGTTACAAAATTAACAACGTTAAAGAATTGAATCAAAATATTTATTATTAAAATTAAAAATCATAAAATCTGATTCTGGAGAAAACTCCTGATAGAAGATATCTGGCTGTATAAAATCAGGTTTCTGAATCAGATTTTAACAGCATTATATTTTGTTAAAATTTCCGGATTGATTCTTTATTTCAATAATTTCCTGATATACACTAAAAAATTACATCAATATGATTACTTACTGTCAAAAAATAAATGAACGCTATGCCTCTTAAAAGTAAAAAACCAATGATATTCTCATTGGTTTTTATTATGTAATTAAATAAATTTCTTTATTTTAAATATTCTAATACGTAATCGTATGTTCCTGAAGGATACACTACAGACATACTAGGAGATCCTGTAATAGCATTTCCTGGAGTAGCAACTGGATTATAAGAATATAAGCTTCTATCATAAACAGTATTTGTACCTGCTTTATAGATCGTAATTCCGTACATCGTTGTCATTCCTGTAGGAGCCGGAATATTAACTGCAGTAGAAGTACCACTTGCAGTGAAAGTTCCTTTGATTGCAAACAACTGCTTATCAACACCTGGACTTACATTAATAATAGTATTTGTAGTGGTTTCTGCTGTTCCAACGGTTACTTTTGGAGAACCTCCAATTGATACCCATCTACCTGTAGCTACACTTGTAGACTGACCAGGGTTTGAGAAGTAATAAAATCCCGGAACTACAGCAGTTACTACTCCATTTCCAGTAACTGTATTACCAGTAGTTGTATTATATACTACCATACCATCATAAGCAGATGGAAAATTTATCCCATCTAGACTACCTGTTTTAAAAGTAAATTGGGTCAAATCAGTTGAAGGGAAAAGTAAACCTTTGCCATCATTAACTGTAGCATTATTATTTGTAGAAGCATCTAGAAATACATTCTCATTTGGGAACTGATTCGCAATAGCACCATTAGATAAAACCTGAGCACTTGCTAATGTACCAGAGACTACAAAAAGCGCAAATATTATTTTTTTCATTTTGTTTTAAATTAAATATTACAACTAAATTCTATTATCTACCAGAAAGCATAGCCCAAACATTTGTACCAGCCTGATCAACTACGATAAAGCAGAAAGATCCTCCCGAAGTAATTGTACTTGGTAAATTGTTAATAGGCCTTGTAGGGCCAGGTACCGCTGATGAATCCCATCCAACATTTCCAGGTCCGTTAGAAGAAACGCATCTTACTGAGTTTAAAGGAAGAGTGGTAGCATTAGGCAGAAGTAGCTGACTAGTTCCTCCCATTCCAGTTGTAACAACCGAATAATCATCAGCAGCCCACACAATAGGAGCATTAGCTGAGTGAAGTCTTCCCTTTTGAATTTGGAAGTTAGGAGTAGAATTTCCACCTACAGCTTTCCAAACTGAATTTGGAGCATCATAATAATAAAAGCCTACAGCTGTAACATTTGTAGTTTTAGGAGTTGCTGTACCGTCAATCGTTGTAACGAAAGCAAGTGCTCCGTTTTGATCAGCGATATAAGCAGCATCTTTAGCTAATAATTGTGCTCTTGTCATACGAGGGACTAATAAGGCATCAGGTCTTGCATTGTCAGTAGTATTGGCTACTACGTCTAAAGTTGCGGCTGGTGTGGTTGTGTTAATCCCCACTCGCCCCTGTTGAGCCTTAGAAAGGGCCGAAAGGCCAACAAGCATAATTGCTGTTAATAAAAATTTTTTCATAAGTTTTTAAAGATTTTTAATTACATTTTTTTCATCAATATTTCCAAAAGGAAGATACATCTCAACTTGTGAACATTATATCGAAACTAAAAAATCAAATAATAAATTTAATTGATTTTTAGTCTTATTTTAATGATTAACTTACTGAAAGTATATGATTTAAAAATATTGCTTCTTGCGCAAATTTAAGACATAATTTTCGATTTTAAATACATTATAAAAGAAAATTAAAAAATCTTAATTCTATAAAATATTAACAATTTGATTATCAATAAAATAAAAATAACCTAACGAGAAACTTCTATGTTAATTTTCGTTAATAATTTAATTTCAAAAACGCTATTTTTAACTGATTAATAAGCCTTTAGCTAGACTAATTCTCCGTATAAGTCAAATTCTTCAGCAGAGGTAATTTTCACGTCTGCAAATTCACCTATTGAAATATAAGTATCTTCGGCAGAAACCAAAACTGTATTGTCCACATCTGGTGAGTCATACTCTGTTCTTCCGATAAAATAATTCCCTTCTTTACGGTCAAAAATACATCTGAATACTTTACCGATTTTTTCCTGGTTTTTCTCCCACGAAATCTGAGACTGAAGTTCCATAATTTCTTCTACTCTTGCCTCTTTTACTTCCTGTGGAATATCATCTTCCAAAACATGAGCAGTGGTATTCTCTTCGTGAGAATAAGTAAAGCAACCTAATCTGTCAAACTTTTGCTCTCTTACCCAATCTTTAAGCTCCTGAAATCTTTCTTCTGTTTCACCCGGATATCCAACGATAAGCGTTGTTCTGATTGCCATATCAGGAACTTTCTCTCTGAATTTTCCTAAAAGGGCATCCGTTTTTTCATGGGTAGTTCCTCTCTTCATAGATTTCAGTAAATCTGAATTGATATGTTGAAGAGGAATATCTATATAGTTACATACTTTAGGTT
This region of Chryseobacterium culicis genomic DNA includes:
- a CDS encoding exodeoxyribonuclease III codes for the protein MRLITYNVNGIRAAFTKDFLGWLKTADPDIICIQESKAGNDQIDIESLEKLGYHSYWHSAVKKGYSGVGIASKIKPNHVEYGCGIESYDNEGRIIRADFDGFSAISVYVPSASNIERLDFKMQFCHDFLEYIKNLKKEIPNLIISGDFNICHEAIDIHNPVGLKNVSGFLPMEREWMTNFINECELIDSFRFFNNEPDHYTWWSYRQNSRERNKGWRLDYNFTSYGLKDKLSRAVILKEAIHSDHCPALLELDL
- a CDS encoding septal ring lytic transglycosylase RlpA family protein; the protein is MMKRFILVIIMMISTLGVYSFTSNALDAKKTSYASYYHDKFNGRKTASGEIFDNSKFTAANRTLPFGTNVKVTNLKNGKEVIVRINDRGPFHSSRSLDMSKAAFDEIGDISHGTIPVEYEIVD